One genomic window of Parasteatoda tepidariorum isolate YZ-2023 chromosome 9, CAS_Ptep_4.0, whole genome shotgun sequence includes the following:
- the LOC107438317 gene encoding uncharacterized protein, producing the protein MKFGIFLFLVFPINCILSESLKENELSDAKIESKRNLKIPDPIQIYSEIIPHFPTRVYLKSEKTTYYTDLSTDNHITTSILQSFDPRQTLLTSTPSSLNPVPSDKQKILPSTSVADVIFSFPSTQKDSNEDELNVTKHESYSDEDLSTAETEIVVSIQPMPSSNPLNLQQSYAQTVQPIKNISIGQTLSQAMSATNKPTIQDKGNIALTQHVTRRGGAENPQSATSAVATPIPVTQTVAVAKPVPHVKFVHPAPTHEVAVPSFQITFDPVKLILGLLQGIPIPSLNLNGKAFFGVQLDKGLNFGPGAGAAATSPVLQQVYAQRRQQPRLSSILRLG; encoded by the exons tttttccaaTAAATTGCATTCTATCAGAATCGCTGAAGGAAAATGAACTTTCTGATGCGAAAATCGAAAGCAAACGCAATCTCAAA attccaGATCCTATACAAATATACAGTGAAATAATTCCTCATTTTCCAACACGCGTTTACTTAAAGAGTGAGAAAACAACTTACTACACGGATTTGAGTACAGATAATCACATCACTACTTCCATCTTACAATCATTTGATCCAAGACAAACTTTACTCACCTCAACTCCATCATCACTTAATCCTGTTCCTTCggataaacaaaaaatcttgCCATCCACTTCTGTTGcagatgttattttttcttttccctctACACAAAAAGACTCAAATGAAGATGAATTAAATGTTACCAAACATGAATCATACTCTGACGAAGATCTCTCGACAGCTGAAACAGAAATCGTTGTGTCCATTCAACCCATGCCGTCAAGCAACCCTCTTAATCTTCAACAGTCGTACGCGCAAACCGTTCAACCAATCAAGAACATTTCTATAGGTCAAACTCTCAGTCAGGCTATGTCAGCAACAAACAAGCCAACGATACAAGACAAAGGAAATATTGCTCTTACACAACATGTTACCCGGCGAGGAGGCGCGGAAAATCCGCAGTCAGCAACGTCTGCAGTAGCAACACCAATACCTGTCACTCAGACGGTGGCTGTAGCAAAACCTGTACCACATGTGAAATTCGTACATCCTGCACCAACACATGAAGTTGCTGTTCCATCTTTTCAAATAACGTTCGATCCTGTTAAACTTATCCTAGGTTTATTGCAAGGTATACCCATACCTTCCCTGAATCTGAATGGAAAAGCTTTCTTTGGAGTTCAGTTAGATAAAGGCTTAAACTTTGGGCCAGGTGCTGGTGCTGCAGCTACATCACCTGTTTTGCAACAGGTATACGCTCAGAGAAGACAGCAGCCTAGACTGTCGTCAATTTTAAGGTTAGGCTAG